The sequence tggtttcgggaagaaacctttgccgaattctggttccttctgcgacgaacattggtCACAGATTTTCTCTATCCACTGGCCCgaatgagccatgttgcagaatttgcgacgagtctctttgctccccgcaatcttgttGTCCCATATAGTTTGCCTCTTTTtctcgaaagatttttcggcaaactcggttgttgttcctgtcattgtgtttaccaggaacgttcccagatctgaactctgaaagaatTTAAacctggacttcattttgtccatctctgtgagacagacccaaagaccccatgctcgtctcgtggagatttgatcctccgtaaatgttgaggcgattgggacttgaaaatcaggaactttgatccggttcaaggctcctgtatccggtctccgaagcttgatgaaatgaaaagcttcatagactccttttccgacaggttctggtgctgcactgaagaagtatagttccagaacatctccccgtttaagggactcgttgttctcccaggcTTCAAACACTGTTTTCTGGATCcacttgggtagacccttgatttcgttgaaggctggagcggtggtataaactgaggccaaagccccaaactcataccattctttGATGTGATTTGGATTGGCTCCCGGAGTTGTCCAAATCCTAGGGTATctccctgcaacatcaacccggcaatttcccggattgaTGCCCTTTCTCGTGatgagtttctcccatctgTCCTGAtaaatctgccaagaaggagaaatatcaacaaaattagtatcaatcttaAGTTGGCCCGTCattggcctaagattgatctctccctcttttaccccagaggtggtgggttgacatgttggttcagggtgtgaccccttaacaacatcttttcctcgagcgtccggctgtgaagccattctctcaggacttgtgctaggggtacttgaatcccctgctacaggtaatccgccctgtacggaaagcattgcatTAGCCCGGTTTTCACGGacaacgcgcaagagcggcttgttgagTGCTTCCTGAAGATTAAACATCCTCATGAAACATTCATCGATTTGGTTGGATActtgggcttcgtcagccgcttgtatctttccagcttgtttagtgtgtagtacacacttctgccattcttgttgtagcagctctagacttgcaaagagctgcccctgtattgcctcgatggcctccacttcagggagctccatcccttgtgaggaaatctgcaagaacattttgatcagatttcaaaacgacaatatcataatcataatattggcattctgcttgccatctaatcaatctagccttttcaggtttagattcaaactttttggttaagaaagctttaacgttagtgttatctactttcaaaacaaattttttagcaagtaagaatagcggccattttttgaacgcctttctgactgcaaaaaactctttctcgtttatgtgccatcgcacagcctcgtcATTGGAGAAAAGTCCGCTacaatatctgcaaggttcttctccataaggggtgatctttgtaagcactgctgcccaccatgAATCACTTGCGTcagtgtagaggaccaagtcatcctcgtcttgtggtattgaaagtttcgggagattcttgcaaatctctttcaacctctttataccctcccgatgttcttccttccatatgaatggaacatctttcttcagaagtggactgaagacctttctatattctgcaaggtttttgataaacatccctgcaaaattaaCAACTCcaagaaaactttggagctgctttttctccttgagatcctccggaaatccctggactttttccacaatatgatcttgtagaattattcctgattcatcgatctcaatccccagaaactccatcttctgggtggctataactgccttcttttcagacagcactagtccttcttgttggcaaacatccgcaaagatctccagatgcctgacatgttcatgaatgttctttgatgcaatgagaatgtcatcaatataaacaaacataaacgaagaataatctttgaagagattatccatctttctttggaatatctgaggcgcgttggctagccccattggcattACATTCCAGACGTAATGTCCTTGAGGAGTTGAGAaagctgtgaacttcttactcccttcttccatgcgaatctggtagaaacctgatttgcaatcgaactttgagaatacccttgcatttctgatgcagttgataaggtgttctctacttgggatgaaatatccatcgaactcaagaatgtcattaatccctttataattaatgaccaatcttggctttcctcgcttgatctccccatgatttctcaccagaaatccaggactgctgtagggtgatcttccatcTTCGATTAGCTTTAAATCAagatgttccttgattatactcatcatatcctgttgatcttgagggttcatcaggataggtttgTACCTTacaaactcatgctcctttccagttttaactttcaaggttgctctgagctggttcttatcccaccatgccaaaggattctcgtggtaacacttctggattctccttttgacgtcggcaatggacacctgttcttcttccttgatatctttgtgtgatatcagggatactttgaggatttgagtttcttcctcagagagatttgggaatccctcagttctgcatttaagcaaaacttctccgaatctcctttgatccttcatttggggtctccggagtttgccatcatcaccacgcttgctgcggaatttgattggcaatGAGCGATGTAaggctccattgagcctttgcacaatgatcttgtgatcacaattggttgtgaacactagcctcctggcttcattgtcctgtatgtacctcttgaagctttgcagaaaattatttccgaataatatatctgctccggtatcatggaaataaattggtggagtcttgaccttgtaccaaggtgtctgtcctgctccgccgatcagtatttccgtctgttttactccttttgataggagcaaaatctttttggagaaatcccttcctgcaattcgaggtagatcttcttccacttctgctggaaagactcctcgctttgctgtacagattcctgctcctgaatccacataagcagcaaaatattctgctttgtaattcttgtataacatccctacagagatgtatatcgagaagggacttgtcattggatcatcaatctttggcgtccgattgtgatctccattcctcctgctttccatgaccatggtttatatttgtcaaggaaatctcgtcctaagatcaggacatccgcttcttgtccggcctggccttcggtctggatttcaaaacctccaacctccagagttccgatgtatcggttgtctcctggatttgccagataatacaacgaactacaaggaaatTGGTTCtccctgcttgttgtatcaaatcttgtggaaacttgtctccatccttcgggacatttgagtttAACCCTCATGTCTggagctggtgtttcctggatcgtcattctctcatatgattgagagaaactccttgtaataggccctgaagttagcctatttccttggaatgatagcctcggTGCTCCAAGTCTAAGACTTTGAGTATGGCTAAGCACCAtcttgtctccaatatcgatgtcgaTCTCTCCGATCTGGGGAATCTCCACTCGATTTGgtttgactgccttggctacctccttgaatatttctggaatttcaatgaactcttttcccagaaataattctgtgtgatgggaatttgataaggcatacgagacttgataagtcaatgagtatggcctattcccTTCTGTCATgagctccttctttttgtagtcctgataaagggtcagggctcggctgaaggatgaatcttgtagattataagcgatctgtggatagaactcggttataatcctcttggcgtagagattgcccgaaaaggctcccagaactgatgctctagtatctctgattcttttgtcgcaaagtgcgacatcaattggttggtctgtccctggggagagggatgatttgattaccaactgaattgctccaatatgaatccatttcatcgtgcttgcgacttctggcttcattttcttaagatcctgcctaatatcttcagcaggaaccagctggatttccacctgattacttgtaatttccattggaagcgccatttctcggtttgtgacaccaaaatagacatgatgcttcctcttggatggaatcaagctattaaaaactcgattcaatcttccattggaaaacccttggtatgtttgtacctctccagtttccctattgagtttcttcacgagctttttcaccacttcttcctgtggaatcagaaaatggctagtgaatccattctgatcctccttctggatgtGATGAACctcgtgttcttctttagtctgactcgtctccggttgatccatcggtcatctccgaatcctcagaactaaagacttcttcttgctcatatatactctcatcagaggatatatcttcgaattgatacacgggtatcaatttctggtggtagatagcgtcttcgatatccggtgtggattcgaatttccttatctgccttttctcgttgtctgggcaattggttgaaatatgcccctttgccccgcacgaccagcagttgcaatccttgaaactttcatttgctttggcctgagtgcgcctgaaagttttcctcgccgggattctcttttgatttgagaatcggtttcttgatggtccgctccgttggcctgacttgtaggagcgcgccttctgtttggtccacatagttcttggcttccaagaactccttctggactttctttcatagggttgatacctatgtttctttctgctCCTTTGTTGATATAGCAACTCAGCACcgatctctgttggaagatcaatgttgtcgcacatcaatggagatttcttgttgagtcttctcaatctcttgagattcctctggtccgccgccttctggcaccattcggacagcttcttttgaacataagacatcctcctcgaagcactgtcaagtggatatcctcctggtgaaacatactcattgatgagcatttccctccatggacttggaagctTTGGAAAGAAAAGGTCCATAGCCGTCTGATCTTCAacttcccccatatggacatatagggtgtataGTCGCAGAAATTCattgagagcttttggctctagcaccatcaatcttagattgtaaagtgcctgctgatatttcttgcgtttctcctctgcggatccttcgaaaaaacccattcccaagaaatggattttaatctgtttAGTAATTTCCTTAATAACGTCATATAAGGATGTGCTACTAAACATCTCCTCCCTGGTTGGAACTTTAAGTCCTTCCCAGTAAAGTTTTGCCATGCCTGCCAAACtggcttcgaagactctggcaaattctttcttgtcgtaatcaattgtagcaatcacgactttcaatgatgaagcccattcgtcgatgagaccctcccattctttgaaactagcttcgtcaaggttgagaatcaatccgtatggatggattggttccagtgtgacctttcctacaggagtatcctgcatctgaggcctccgtcgcCTGGTTCGTTGGAACTGGCTTGCATCGTCATTAGCTGACCCCTTCTTTGACGATTCTTCTTGAGGCTCTGTTTTGGGAACCTCAtcttcttggttcatctttagatcaaccatattgaggttagcaaaagattctgctaactcctgtagatcttctaatccgattctgtcaaggctatccatgatatttgcctttcatgattcggattatgtcctccggctgcaactctttgggtgttgcatcgaatagagatgtagacgtcgggtctttggaccattgattccggatttttccggaacatggttttcgcctttcgatctcctccattcttttctggatatcacgcaagagggtgagtatttcctcttgtttgagtgatattctgctcagctccatcggtagatcatacagcttgacgccataatattccaccgtcttttggatctcccgcaagttgacgttgtcggaagagcttggctcgatcttttggtagcctgGATAGACTACTCCTGctttgtcttttggttccattAGTCGTGCGACCAATGGGCATCGTCTCTTCTTTGTTCAATGGCCCTTCTGGCAGAGGCCATTCTCATGAGTTGCTCATGATAACCCTGGATACTCGCGATGATATCGCGAATCAGCTCGATATCAGCTCCTCGTCGTAGGTTGGTAACGAGGACTCGATTATTCCATCTGAGATCACTTATAAAGTGACCCATTTCTATCtccagattttggagagagttcctgtagtgtacacatctcggacattcgtccggatccataaacttttaatggagtctcctcccacatgggttaataataaaataaactaaaaattacataattcctctataaaaacccgctctgataccattttagacaaggatcttttaaactgttttttgcttaaaagtacgtggcgttgtctcacagtccagacccagtttaccgaagtaacctatcgggcacgaggaaagtttccagccgatataccatttaaGCCCAATTTTAACCATATTTTAGGTATAAATTGTCTTATTGTCAAAATCAAAGTTTTAGGGGTCAAAGtgcaataaattttataatgggGTAATTTTTGAATAACCATACTTTGGGCATGGGAAATTCCAGAAACTtttgaaagtttatgtattatgGGGCAGAATCTAAAGttggtgttataaactagaatttggtcatagtttgtgtatttaggggcaataaccccatatttaaatataatttttataagtTTATAACATGGTATAATGTTTTTTCTTTGATTATTATCTCGCATTATAGAACGCTTAAAATATTGCAAGATTAAGTCGGGGACTTAATTTTTCCACTATTAATTTCTACGACAATCACATTACGAACTGCACAAAacaaaatatagtatatatatattcaaaatgaAAATTGAATGATTATTAGGCATACCTACAATCGTTTGTATGAAATATAACAATCAATAATCAAATCATTCGTCCTTCTACAATGTAATGCCAACTCAATAATCACTTaaaacaaaaatcagaaaaaaaaatagtatagtagtaataaaatgatatccattcaatttcaacaaaattataATCGTATATCTTTATTAGCTATTTTTTACACAAAGATCGCGATGAACAGCATCAAGGCAAAGAAGTTGAGGAGTTGGTGGCGCGGCGCGGCGGAAGAGGATTGGGTGGTGGCCGCCGGAGTAGTAGAGGCGCCCGTGGGGGATGACGGCGAGGCGTCAGCCGCCACAGTTGTGATCTTGACCTTCATCCCCTGCTCGCAATGACCGGATGTACCACACGCAAAATAACGTGTACCGGGCTTGGTTAGCTTGACTTTGCTGTCACCGTCGTTTAATGAGTTCGACGCAACACTAATATCGCAATTCTTAAATGCGCTTTCATTAGGTAGTTCCGCCACGCTGTGCAATTGACTATATTTGAACTCTGCATCGTACGACAATAAATTAGTTACACTTATTCAAATTTTGAGAGAAATTGGCCCAAAGCTTGTTTAGTAAAACTtgttaaataaattcttttaacTTGAATTTGACATATTTGACTTGTTAAAAGCAAGATAGTTTACTTTAATCAAGGAGAACTAAAAATGCTATTTACATAATCGTATTACTCTTTGATTGcgatatttttttttgcttgcGATTAAAGGCTTATAATTTAACaagtataaaattatgaaaatgattattaatgagggtgtgtttactttgatttgtaaaattttgattggaaaattatggataagaaaatattattatatttttctcattATTTTAATCATATGTTTAGTAGATaggaaaatatgagaaaatgttgaaaaatattttcataccattacccaaaaataataatatccaACATTAGAGAGAAAATGCGTGAAAATGAGCCGCTCGAAAAATATTCTACTatcttattcacaaaaaaatttcTATCATAGTAACatgtgaaaataatgaaaaaatagtaaaaatatatattttctctcatttttcatcaaagtaaatacaGCCCGAAAGAAAATTGCAGGTTACAGTTCACAAACCATTCACGCATGCTAGGTGATTTGAACCCCTAATTTAGAGATTGGAGGAAAAGTGTCTTATTAACCAACTCAGATGCggtttatgtttttattatgaatttaaaaatgGTAGGTTAACGTAAAAATGCAATAAAATCGTATTAGTTAGACAAATATGAATGATAAACAAAAAGCATCTGACACatatatattaagaaaatgaaatatatatatataccgagTTCATCTCCGACTTTGAAGGTTTGAGCAGAAGCCCAAGAGTCGAAATCGGCGGATTCATCCCAACCTTGGCTTCCTCCCACACTATGTTTCGCAGCTAATGCTTGTCGGAGAAATACAGTTGCAATAACTACTGCTATCAATCTGCATGAATTCaccatcttaattaattaatgatctctctctctctctcacttttcTAACTATATATTTTCTCTGCTATCTTCTGATGATTCTGAGCTATCCATCTCATGACATCAACTATATATACACAAGTCTAGTAGTTGTTTCTTCAATCTAAAGATATATATAGGACATTCTTACCAAGACGTTACAGTTTTAATTTTAGTTCATTTGTCCAACTCATGTCGAATTCACTTTGATTTGACCTCAACACAAAAACTAGGTCGTattttaatactctctccgtcccacttatcttgacaCTTTTATTTtgagcacgaaaattaagaataaaaatataaagtgGGTAAGGGCTATTTGTTTAATTTGTGTAGAGAAGATAGaaaccacatactattttttgaaaaatgccaTTATTAATTGaacaaactaaaaagaaaagtgtgacaagataagtgggacgaaCAAAgtaaaatatttgtattttacaAAAATTTGTATGCGACGAGTGAATCAAAAaatttatactccatccgtctcactccaatagTCCAATTTTCCTTTTCGGGACTTACCACTCCAATAGTCTCATTTgtatttttggtaatgattttacactacaaacaatgtggtctCACACACCTTTACTCACTTTTACACTAAAAAAAcaagtttcttaatcttcgtgccctaATGAAATGAGACTATTGGACCagtacggagggagtatgatattGGATACATATATGAGTTTCGATacgagcaaaaggatttgagATTAATacttttctttaaaataattgtCACTTTTTAGTTAAAGTTCATGTAAAGATTAAATGTCACAAATATGTGTAATTAAGTgctaaatatataaataagttgcatctaaaaaataaattatgttttataatatataatgtCAGTGTAATTAATTCTTTTACAAGTTGATCACAAGTACTCTTTTAAATAGGAGTAGTTGATTTGTGGATGATATACTCTCAAGGTGATATCCACCTGATGTCAATCAACTTCTAACTGCTCAAAATAGCTTGCGTGCCTCACTAAACTCGCATTtccctttttcccttttttctttttttgggttAAATCTCGAAATTTGAAAGAACTATAGATAGTTAGTTGTTGATTCATTACCATATTTATGAAATTTGATTGTGAAGTCATTAGATGTTGTCTATAGATAATTCTAGAAGCATGCTATATCATTTTGGTGGTTTATGAATAATTGAATTTGATTGTTTGTTAAGCAAATTCTGGTATGATTTTCAAGACTTGTCTTTGAAACTAAGCCAACTGTGCTATCACAGACAGTGTTGGCTGCTTGCATATAATCATTTTTATGTACTTTTTTCTCAGACATAAATTGAATTTAGTCGAATGTCATCACTAATTTCGAGCTTAATTAATTAGTAGGTATGATATGGGCTGGTTTCATCATTAGTTTTCGTTTTTAACATTTCCATTTTTCAGTATTTGACCTCCTTTCCAAGTTAAATATCTTTATCGATCAAATCTTGTTAACCTTTCAAATCAatagtataattaattatctttagtttactttgcatgattgattatatgtaggattgagtatttttatcctcaaaagTGGGATATCTCTAATCCCACCATTTCCATTGGATAAGAACAAGACAAACCTAGCttgaatgatagaaataatcaagggtcttgagatatcccaaggttgcaatccatcaaagtaaataagagattagccttactatttttatctatcaaggctaattctcaaaagtaaacgccccttTATTATACTTTAACTTAAAACAAAACCAAACACCTATAAAGTTATTAATTTCGGTAAATGTGGGTTTGGGTCCTGATTTGGGTACTGCCAACAAGGGTTTTCAGGTAATGGATAAATTTTGTATAAGTCCAATTAACCTAATTACTCCGATTGAATAAGCACAATTAAGCGAGCTAGTCGAACCAATTTGGGCCTAACACAGGGACATTCTTCACTTCCCCGCTTACTTGTTACACTCTACGCTCCATGCTCTCTTGTTCACTGCTCTGATGGACTGAATTGCCCAACTAGCCGAACGAGCCCGTCAAATCGATAGATCCTACTCTTTCACCTACCTCAATGTATGATTTAGTTACGAGttgtttattttttgttaattattttcttaataataTATTGATTTGAGCATTGGAGGTTTTTCCATCGACACCCTCATTTGTGTTTTTAAGATAACCCTAATGTatttgtggtttcaggttgctagcaCCATCATACTGAACGAATCCAACATGAACGTCTCATCCCATAATTGTTAGATTCCACCCCTAATTAATGCGCACGAAAATAGAaattaattttccttttttgctCAAAAGAAGTATTTCTCCAACACTAAATATATGTTGTCTATGTGCTAAATTCTTGTAGTGTCtctctcaatttttttcttttgtcctcatctattttaaaattgatcACAAAAAGAATTTGATTTTCATTTCccaaaaatgaaacaaaaagaTCAAAAATAGTGTCTCTCTCAATATAGGGATGGACTAAAATAtcgaaaaatcggtataccgcacttatcGTATCAAAAAAATATCGGAAATATCGAATTTTTGGTATACCGTAAATTACGGTACGGTATTGTACCGTACCGAAATTTTTTGGTACTATAACGGTATCAATTTTTCTCATACCGCGGTACACCGATATATACTGATATCGGGACATATACTGAGAAATCGATATATATTGttgtttcggtatataccgcaaTACCagtatatatcaaaataatcggtataccgtactaattaaaataaattacatatatagggtgcggttatagtgagaaccacaattatcgtgagaacataagaaccaataaaattactgcatctgctatacaaattaatgcatccgctattaaatttaatgcatccgaaaaaaataatttttttgctcccttcaggattcgaacccagcacctgcatccatccaccaagttgatgcatccaccgtagatcttgatgatcgaatggcttaaaatggttctctgttcttattttattagtggttcttatttgaacctctccctacatatatatacacatatataattCTAAACTTGTTAGAagattatttatatttgtttaataaaattttGGTATGCATAAATAAATACACGGTATACCATAACATTTTGGTAAATTTAGACATGAAATGAGATACAAATAATTTTGGGTATACCGtaaagtacggtataccgacTTTCGATACGGTATACCGTACTATCGATACGACATCGGCATGGAAAATGTtcataccgaaattttcggtatgcCGATCTTCTGTATACTGAAGGGttcggtacgacaacggtatgaaGATTCTCATACCAATTTGCGATATGGTATACggtatgaagaaaaaaaatcgacATATCGTACCAGTCCACCCCTAACCAGAAATGTTATTTCACGATCAGAAGCCATAACAAAAAGAACATAAACCCAACAATAAATAACGCATTATAGATTGAACGATTAAAGTTCAACCAATTgggatttatatatatatccgaCAAGATTCTTACTAGTCACTTGTGCATAGAACACAAGTTTCCAGATATATATTTCATGCTTTATCAACACCAGAAAATAAGATGATTTAATGTCTCAACATCAACCAGCATTACGAGCAGGGCTTCTCCTCTTTCTCGAGTCATTCAAGTTTCGAGTTGAGAGCAACTTGGGAAGGCAACATTGTGGAGACCTCAATGACTCATCTTCTTCCCTCGGCACTCCGTTGGGAGTAGCCCCTTCACTACTCCCCCCGGAGTTAGCTCGAGAGAAGTCAGGAGTGGCACTAGTGGACATGAGTTGTTGGGCCAGGGTTGTGGACGTCGGAGCAGATTTTCCTTCCTCGTCATCATATTCATTATCGCGTAGGCTCTCTTTGAAGAATTCCGAAAGCCTCTTCTTCTTATCTAGAGGAGAAGGTGCTTCACCATTGGCTTCTTCCAACCCAAACTTATTTATCAATGGCTTCCCCAACGAGGAGTCCACGTGGACCGGAGTATTACCACGTGACGATGAGAAATCTGCAATCCAAATTCATAATCATTCAAGGAAAAGGACACATCTTTGTTTGATTAATGACTAC comes from Salvia miltiorrhiza cultivar Shanhuang (shh) chromosome 3, IMPLAD_Smil_shh, whole genome shotgun sequence and encodes:
- the LOC131016127 gene encoding mavicyanin, with the translated sequence MVNSCRLIAVVIATVFLRQALAAKHSVGGSQGWDESADFDSWASAQTFKVGDELEFKYSQLHSVAELPNESAFKNCDISVASNSLNDGDSKVKLTKPGTRYFACGTSGHCEQGMKVKITTVAADASPSSPTGASTTPAATTQSSSAAPRHQLLNFFALMLFIAIFV
- the LOC131016119 gene encoding uncharacterized protein At3g27210-like gives rise to the protein MGSCVSVHKDSDSLTKLRFSIGSRNEKLLIPSPVKEKPVTVNAGDRTAADVAVSSPACYTSVGSKDEAFFDSQPWLESDCEDDFVSVNGDFSSSRGNTPVHVDSSLGKPLINKFGLEEANGEAPSPLDKKKRLSEFFKESLRDNEYDDEEGKSAPTSTTLAQQLMSTSATPDFSRANSGGSSEGATPNGVPREEDESLRSPQCCLPKLLSTRNLNDSRKRRSPARNAG